A window of candidate division WOR-3 bacterium contains these coding sequences:
- the gmk gene encoding guanylate kinase yields MLSKRHQPFLVVLSSPSGAGKTTICRGVVQRDGRIFYSISATTRQPRPGERNGKSYHFVSEEGFLSLVRRGQLLEYAKVYGSYYGTPKAPVFKAFRQGKDVIADLDIQGMRSCKKALPGTVSIFIMPPSIKELTRRLQRRGTEDEENLRCRRDALEEELAGIPEFDYLVINDKINRAVQDVLTIIRAERLRTSRRINSKED; encoded by the coding sequence ATGTTGAGTAAAAGGCATCAACCGTTTCTTGTGGTGCTTTCATCCCCATCGGGTGCCGGCAAGACCACTATTTGTCGCGGAGTCGTCCAGCGGGACGGTAGGATATTTTATTCAATTTCTGCCACGACAAGACAGCCAAGGCCGGGAGAGCGCAATGGGAAAAGTTACCATTTTGTTTCTGAAGAGGGGTTTTTGTCGTTAGTAAGAAGAGGTCAATTACTCGAATATGCAAAGGTTTATGGTAGTTATTACGGCACCCCTAAGGCCCCGGTATTTAAGGCGTTCCGTCAAGGAAAGGATGTTATTGCCGACCTTGATATTCAGGGAATGCGCTCTTGTAAAAAGGCATTGCCGGGAACTGTCAGTATTTTCATTATGCCACCTAGTATAAAGGAGCTTACGCGCCGGCTCCAACGCCGCGGAACCGAGGATGAGGAAAATCTGAGGTGTCGTCGGGATGCTCTTGAAGAGGAACTGGCGGGCATCCCCGAGTTTGACTATCTCGTAATTAATGATAAAATTAACCGGGCGGTCCAGGATGTGTTAACGATTATCCGTGCTGAACGACTCCGGACCAGCCGTCGGATTAATTCAAAGGAGGATTAA
- a CDS encoding YicC/YloC family endoribonuclease, producing MIRSMTGVGRAEAVLKPTNNRLSVDIRSVNHKYFELIPKLPPQLAGYEREIYEMVRRMVRRGYIQIQITMDESEAAQMVKIDHQVVRDYLRLSRELRKRYRLAGELDINTLLTLPGVITTRKVNSNHSRMWRASRSVIKQALKQLIKMKQAEGVALVRDLRRRIKKIRRALRQIEQRVPKRLAERRESLLEQLASLNIQANPKRVLEEVAFISERVDIHEECVRLRSHCSMFLRALRSSTTSGKKLDFIAQEMLRETDTLAAKARDVVISRRAIEIKGEIEKLKEQVRNVE from the coding sequence TACCAACAACCGGCTGTCTGTGGACATCCGTTCGGTAAACCACAAATACTTTGAGCTGATACCGAAACTCCCACCCCAGCTTGCTGGTTATGAGCGGGAGATATATGAGATGGTGCGAAGAATGGTTCGGCGGGGTTATATCCAGATACAGATTACAATGGATGAGAGTGAAGCAGCGCAAATGGTGAAGATCGACCATCAGGTGGTGCGCGACTATTTACGGTTAAGCCGGGAACTGAGGAAAAGGTACCGCCTTGCCGGTGAGCTCGACATTAATACGCTCTTGACGCTGCCCGGTGTTATTACTACCCGTAAGGTTAACTCCAATCACAGCCGAATGTGGCGGGCGAGCCGCAGTGTGATTAAACAGGCGCTAAAGCAGCTGATAAAGATGAAGCAGGCAGAAGGTGTGGCACTGGTGCGGGACTTGCGGCGGCGCATCAAGAAGATTCGCCGTGCCCTGCGCCAGATTGAGCAAAGGGTGCCGAAGCGACTGGCAGAGCGCCGGGAAAGCCTCCTTGAGCAACTCGCCAGCCTCAACATTCAGGCGAATCCTAAGCGTGTCCTGGAGGAGGTTGCTTTTATCAGCGAGCGGGTGGATATCCACGAGGAGTGCGTGCGCCTCCGGAGCCATTGCAGTATGTTTCTCCGGGCACTTCGCAGTTCAACCACCTCGGGCAAAAAACTGGACTTCATCGCCCAGGAGATGTTGCGGGAGACCGATACCCTTGCTGCCAAGGCAAGGGATGTGGTAATATCACGGCGGGCAATAGAAATTAAAGGTGAGATTGAGAAACTGAAGGAGCAGGTGCGGAATGTTGAGTAA